In the Zingiber officinale cultivar Zhangliang chromosome 5A, Zo_v1.1, whole genome shotgun sequence genome, AAAATTTCCTTTCCGATATGTACAGATATTACATGTAATGGTTTATAAAAAGCTTCGTTATGAAATGAAAAATTATTCATACATTTATTGCATATTTGCCTACAAGATGAACCAAAGATCAAACATTACCTGGTAGAAACTGTATGAATCTCTCTCAGTTACCTCATTGTTGCTAACAGAATTTTTCTGTGAAGATATGTCATCATGTTGCAATTTCTCACTTCCATTATGTGAAGGAGGAACTTGTTTGGGGCTATCCACATGTTCAGATTCAGCAGCCACTGGAAATACATTAGACATAATTTCTATGGAAAATCCATCTTCATCTGGAATGTAAGATGGTATCACACATTGGGGTTCATCTGTACACAACTTGTCACTTGCCAAATTTGTAGCCAAACTCGATAAATTATCTCTGTTTTGAGTATTAACATTGTAAGTATGTAATTCTCTCCACATTTTCATCCTTTCCTCCAATTGTTCAAGTGCAGCACAGACATACGGAAGCTTTTCTAAGTCATCAACTAGACCGGAATCTGCTTTATGTAGCCAAAAAGTGAGATCAGATTTTCCTTTTCTGACAGACAATCCCACATCCGAAGTTACAATAAACTTAGAGAATGTATCACAGAGGTCATCTGCACTACTTGATAGAGTACTTTCAACTTGCTTAGATTTTGGTACAGGAAATACTGAATCCTTGGATCTGGTTAAAAGTGTAAAGTGTGCATGATCTCCAACACTGAAGTTCTTAACATTCTCAATAAGAACAGAATATAAATCTTTGATTGATATCACCATAAAACAAAGGGGGCATTTCTTCCAGCATACCCCTTTGTGATTCTCCTCTCCCATAAGCAAGTACCTCAGTATACAAGGAAAACAATAAATATGCCCACATGTAGTTATTTGTGGGCAAAGAGGAGTCTCCAAACAAATTGGACATTGCACTGTAAAAGGAGTAGAGTATCTGACACATACCACATCTTCCCAATTTAACATTTTATCAGGATCTATGGATTCAACTTCAGAGCTTTCTCTATTCAAAACCACAAATCTGTAATTTGCTTGTAGAAACAAGTCTTTGTTATAAGGTTTTACCTTGCGTTGCCTTCTGGGAGGAGGAGCCCTGGGTTCAGGACGAGAAATTGGATCATAGTAGAAATTGAGCAAATGATTGGCATTGATTGCGTTGTTCCTTCTTGTAGATGACTGACTACCATTCCCTTGGAAACTGCTAGGCCCAGAAGAATGGACAAGATTTACATTTACAAAAGGCCGTTCATTCTCTACAACATGTACAAATTGATTGGCTTTGCAATATGGAGGCACTTCTTCTCCCACTGTAGACTGATACTCGACATTTGTGCCTCGTTTTTTGCCAAATTGGCTTTTCTTGAAATCATTCACTCTGTGCCGGTTCACCTGAAAGAAGAATAGTAAATTGATCCTGAGCCATAGAGCAAGGCACTTGTATTTTTTTTCATAGACCTCTTGTCATGCCTCAAATATCTATAGCTAGTTAACAAATATCTACAAGTTTGCTAATTAGAAACAGTACTTACTTAGCAATGATAAACATTAAATCGTTAGGTAATTGTCACTAGCTTTTAGGGGGGAAATCACTCTTCATTGCAAATATTGGCAGAGATATGTAACTTGTTATTGTCCCGAGTAAAACTCAACTCC is a window encoding:
- the LOC121982220 gene encoding RING finger protein 10-like, translated to MSINPSDAQRSAASLPLPSYPNASSRHGARRESPRSLASWSEGLPCGRAADAASGSAAAYAFDNSSPSSAENHESAIAAGGNSHNLPKKVNRHRVNDFKKSQFGKKRGTNVEYQSTVGEEVPPYCKANQFVHVVENERPFVNVNLVHSSGPSSFQGNGSQSSTRRNNAINANHLLNFYYDPISRPEPRAPPPRRQRKVKPYNKDLFLQANYRFVVLNRESSEVESIDPDKMLNWEDVVCVRYSTPFTVQCPICLETPLCPQITTCGHIYCFPCILRYLLMGEENHKGVCWKKCPLCFMVISIKDLYSVLIENVKNFSVGDHAHFTLLTRSKDSVFPVPKSKQVESTLSSSADDLCDTFSKFIVTSDVGLSVRKGKSDLTFWLHKADSGLVDDLEKLPYVCAALEQLEERMKMWRELHTYNVNTQNRDNLSSLATNLASDKLCTDEPQCVIPSYIPDEDGFSIEIMSNVFPVAAESEHVDSPKQVPPSHNGSEKLQHDDISSQKNSVSNNEVTERDSYSFYQATDGQLLILHPLNMKCLLHHFGSYDMLPSSINGEILELEAITQSEAMRKRYRYLSHFSLTTTFQLCELDLKHLLPFNSLAPFMDEINKREKQRRRLAKKEKNERGKAEAASHFNLVPSAQMQFAQKDIVFSSDDFEALTTNSIPSSSPPTGERKLFSDVTRLGFAAAHDSPSLRGGEAAAESSGHATKASNVQASGNTTTSSFATILSSAREVESSEQHTNALVKKGKKPNKVLLSTAGGRRY